One segment of Acidimicrobiales bacterium DNA contains the following:
- the selA gene encoding L-seryl-tRNA(Sec) selenium transferase, producing MPEPDATPRSAPLGADRPPSIDALARSLQGTGLPHPLLVDVAREAVAAGDPGSARARAETRRRRLLQPVVNATGVLLHTNLGRAPLAHDQPAGYANLEMDLATGERGSRHDHVGALVARAAGAEAAMVVNNGAAAVLLVLAALARDRDVVVSRGELVEIGGGFRVPEVMATSGCRLVEVGTTNRTRPADVVDAVHAPGADVAVLLQVHQSNYRIVGFTEAVTTAELAAIGPPVVVDLGSGLLDEACPWLPGGPPTWLRGEPAVRQTLEAGADVVVFSGDKLLGGPQAGIIAGSAESVARCARHPLARALRPGGLVLAALQEVVLAYLRRDADRLPFWRMATAPADELRARAGAVVAATSGVGEVEDVSVVACSSVTGGGTLPGVEIASFGVQRRGDLRRALRAHEPPVVARVEEGRTVCDLRTVDPADDDVLVAALRAASPSGG from the coding sequence GTGCCCGAGCCGGACGCCACGCCCCGATCCGCGCCGCTCGGGGCCGACCGACCCCCGTCGATCGACGCCCTCGCCCGCTCGTTGCAGGGCACCGGGCTCCCCCATCCGCTCCTGGTCGACGTCGCCCGCGAGGCGGTGGCCGCCGGCGATCCGGGCTCCGCCCGGGCCCGCGCCGAGACCCGGCGACGACGCCTGCTGCAGCCGGTGGTGAACGCCACCGGCGTGCTGTTGCACACCAACCTGGGTCGGGCGCCGCTGGCCCACGACCAGCCCGCCGGGTACGCGAACCTCGAGATGGACCTGGCCACCGGCGAACGGGGGTCGCGCCACGACCACGTCGGCGCGCTGGTGGCCCGGGCCGCCGGCGCCGAGGCGGCCATGGTGGTCAACAACGGGGCAGCCGCGGTGCTGTTGGTGCTGGCCGCCCTCGCCCGGGACCGCGACGTGGTCGTCAGCCGCGGGGAGCTCGTGGAGATCGGCGGAGGTTTCAGGGTGCCGGAGGTCATGGCCACCTCCGGTTGCCGTCTCGTCGAGGTCGGCACGACCAACCGCACCCGCCCGGCCGATGTGGTCGACGCCGTCCACGCCCCGGGGGCCGACGTCGCCGTGCTCCTCCAGGTCCACCAGAGCAACTACCGCATCGTCGGCTTCACCGAGGCGGTCACCACCGCCGAGCTGGCCGCCATCGGGCCGCCGGTCGTGGTCGACCTCGGCTCGGGGCTCCTCGACGAGGCCTGCCCCTGGCTCCCGGGCGGACCGCCCACCTGGCTGAGGGGCGAGCCGGCGGTGCGCCAGACCCTCGAGGCCGGTGCCGACGTCGTGGTGTTCTCGGGCGACAAGCTGCTCGGCGGGCCCCAGGCGGGGATCATCGCCGGTTCGGCCGAGTCGGTGGCCCGCTGCGCACGCCACCCGCTGGCCCGGGCGCTGCGACCGGGCGGCCTGGTGCTCGCCGCGCTCCAGGAGGTGGTCCTCGCCTACCTCCGGCGCGACGCCGACCGGCTGCCGTTCTGGCGCATGGCCACCGCACCGGCCGACGAGCTGCGGGCCCGGGCCGGAGCCGTCGTGGCCGCGACGAGCGGCGTCGGCGAGGTCGAGGACGTCTCGGTCGTGGCCTGCTCGTCGGTCACGGGGGGCGGCACCCTGCCGGGGGTCGAGATCGCGTCGTTCGGGGTGCAGCGCCGCGGTGACCTGCGCCGGGCGCTGCGGGCCCACGAGCCGCCGGTGGTCGCCCGGGTGGAGGAGGGCCGGACCGTCTGCGACCTGCGCACCGTCGACCCCGCCGACGACGACGTGCTCGTGGCGGCGCTGCGGGCCGCGTCCCCGAGCGGCGGATGA
- the selB gene encoding selenocysteine-specific translation elongation factor: protein MSDEPLVRIVATAGHVDHGKSTLVRAITGTDPDRWAEEKERGLTIDLGFASAELPSGAVVSFVDVPGHTRFLKNMLAGVGAVPACLFVVAATEGWKPQSEEHLRILELLGIGHGVVALTKVGLVDADHVAVARLELADHLAGTFLAGAEVVEVDAPIGIGITELRTALDRLVRATPAAVDRGRPRLWIDRSFVVKGAGTVVTGTLVGGSMAVDDEVVVQPSGRPARVRGLQTRHLDLAAIDPGQRAAVNLSGVDRTALTRGDVLVRPGQWHLTTRVDARLDVLATLDHPVSRRGAHVAHLGAGEFAVRLRVLGDDALAPGTTGLVRLHLPVALPLLPGDRFVLREWGRDETVGGGAVLDVDPVLPASTARPDGSTDRLVAERGWVDITRLERLTGERRAPDVGTWAVAPAALAEARETVRAAIDAAGTQGLEVTTLDDRHQAVLATLDGVEVVAGRARPAGGAATAASGLVDHPWLAELRAAPFTPPGPEGVDPTDVRALVDLGLVVRVDKVWFSADAVERAAEVVAGLLVDAPDGVTVGDVREALGSTRKYVVPLLGHLDATGRTRRRGDARIAGPRL from the coding sequence ATGAGCGACGAGCCTCTCGTCCGCATCGTGGCGACCGCCGGCCACGTGGACCACGGCAAGTCGACGCTGGTGCGGGCGATCACCGGCACCGACCCCGATCGATGGGCCGAGGAGAAGGAGCGGGGTCTCACCATCGACCTCGGCTTCGCCTCGGCCGAGCTGCCGTCGGGCGCGGTGGTGTCGTTCGTGGACGTGCCCGGCCACACCCGGTTCCTGAAGAACATGTTGGCGGGCGTCGGGGCGGTGCCGGCGTGCCTGTTCGTCGTGGCCGCCACCGAGGGGTGGAAGCCCCAGAGCGAGGAGCACCTCCGGATCCTCGAGCTCCTCGGGATCGGCCACGGTGTCGTGGCCCTGACGAAGGTGGGGCTGGTCGACGCCGACCACGTGGCCGTCGCCCGGCTCGAGCTGGCCGATCACCTCGCCGGGACGTTCCTGGCCGGCGCCGAGGTCGTGGAGGTCGACGCGCCCATCGGCATCGGCATCACCGAGCTGCGCACCGCCCTCGACCGGCTCGTCCGGGCCACCCCCGCCGCCGTCGACCGCGGCCGCCCGAGGTTGTGGATCGACCGGTCCTTCGTCGTGAAGGGCGCCGGCACGGTGGTCACCGGCACCCTGGTCGGCGGATCGATGGCCGTCGACGACGAGGTGGTGGTGCAGCCCTCGGGTCGACCGGCCCGCGTGCGGGGGCTCCAGACCCGGCACCTCGACCTCGCCGCGATCGACCCCGGTCAGCGGGCGGCGGTCAACCTCAGCGGGGTCGACCGGACCGCGCTGACTAGGGGCGACGTCCTGGTGCGGCCCGGTCAGTGGCACCTGACCACCCGCGTCGACGCCCGACTCGACGTGCTCGCCACCTTGGACCACCCCGTCTCCCGACGCGGGGCCCACGTGGCCCACCTCGGCGCCGGCGAGTTCGCGGTGCGCCTCCGCGTCCTCGGCGACGACGCCCTCGCCCCGGGCACGACGGGGCTCGTCCGGCTCCACCTCCCGGTGGCGCTGCCGCTCCTGCCCGGTGACCGGTTCGTGTTGCGGGAGTGGGGGCGCGACGAGACGGTGGGAGGCGGCGCCGTGCTCGACGTCGACCCGGTCCTCCCGGCGTCCACCGCCCGACCCGACGGCTCGACCGATCGCCTGGTGGCCGAACGGGGATGGGTCGACATCACCCGCCTCGAGCGCCTCACCGGCGAGCGTCGGGCCCCCGACGTCGGGACCTGGGCGGTCGCCCCCGCGGCGCTGGCCGAGGCCCGCGAGACGGTGCGAGCGGCGATCGACGCCGCCGGGACCCAGGGCCTCGAGGTGACGACGCTCGACGACCGCCACCAGGCGGTGCTGGCGACCCTCGACGGCGTCGAGGTGGTCGCCGGGCGCGCCCGCCCCGCCGGTGGCGCCGCGACGGCCGCCTCGGGGCTCGTCGACCACCCGTGGCTGGCCGAGCTCCGGGCCGCCCCGTTCACCCCTCCGGGCCCCGAGGGCGTCGATCCGACCGACGTCCGGGCCCTGGTCGATCTGGGTCTCGTGGTGCGCGTCGACAAGGTGTGGTTCTCGGCCGACGCCGTGGAGCGCGCCGCCGAGGTGGTGGCCGGGCTCCTGGTCGACGCGCCCGACGGGGTCACGGTGGGCGACGTCCGAGAGGCCCTCGGCTCGACGCGCAAGTACGTCGTGCCGCTCCTCGGCCACCTCGACGCCACCGGCCGCACGCGCCGGCGCGGGGACGCGCGCATCGCCGGGCCCCGCCTCTGA
- a CDS encoding WhiB family transcriptional regulator, protein MSAQRSDETWQLKAACRGPQSAVFFPPPQFERKEDKLLRERRAKEICAGCSVRDDCLDYAIAIREPHGIWGGLNELERKQLMVHRTG, encoded by the coding sequence GTGAGTGCACAGCGCAGCGACGAGACGTGGCAGCTCAAGGCGGCCTGCCGGGGACCGCAGTCGGCGGTGTTCTTCCCGCCACCGCAGTTCGAGCGCAAGGAGGACAAGCTCCTGCGCGAGCGCCGCGCCAAGGAGATCTGCGCCGGCTGCTCGGTGCGTGACGACTGCCTCGACTACGCCATCGCCATCCGTGAACCCCACGGGATCTGGGGTGGGCTCAACGAGCTCGAGCGCAAGCAGCTCATGGTGCACCGCACCGGTTGA